The Candidatus Nitrosymbiomonas proteolyticus genome has a segment encoding these proteins:
- a CDS encoding phosphate acyltransferase PlsX has protein sequence MRIALDAMGGDHAPEQIVRGALMAAPKLRHEVLLVGDPDKIRPHLAEACPSNIGIHPATENIEMHEKPLDAIRRKKDSSLVVAANLVKSGEAQCVVSAGNTGACTAACLLAWRQIHGFHRPAIASLIPGIDRHFLLLDAGASPDVDPEHLVEFALMGRAYAKSMMGRASPSVHLMNIGEEEGKGNAFSKQSYALLSKYPWFRGNIEGKELFRSGCDVVVCDAFVGNIVLKTAEGVAEFFVEAIRREVPKNPALRLMYAPLKRLMRRLARRMDYAEVGGSPLLGLNGNCIICHGRSNAKAIFNALLQAQAAVELDLVGQIRDSILEELKG, from the coding sequence TTGAGAATCGCGCTCGATGCCATGGGGGGCGACCATGCCCCCGAGCAGATCGTGCGCGGAGCGCTGATGGCTGCGCCGAAGCTGCGGCATGAGGTGCTCCTTGTGGGCGACCCTGACAAGATTCGGCCTCACTTGGCCGAGGCCTGTCCGAGCAATATCGGGATCCATCCTGCGACCGAGAACATCGAGATGCATGAAAAGCCGCTCGACGCGATTCGCAGGAAGAAGGACAGCTCGCTCGTGGTCGCCGCCAACCTGGTGAAGTCGGGCGAGGCGCAATGCGTCGTTTCGGCTGGGAACACCGGAGCCTGCACCGCTGCGTGCCTTTTGGCATGGCGGCAGATTCACGGGTTTCACCGTCCCGCGATCGCCAGCTTGATCCCCGGAATCGATCGTCATTTCTTACTGCTCGACGCGGGCGCAAGCCCCGACGTCGACCCCGAGCACCTTGTGGAGTTCGCGCTGATGGGGCGAGCCTACGCCAAGAGCATGATGGGCCGAGCTTCGCCCAGCGTCCACTTGATGAACATCGGAGAAGAGGAGGGCAAAGGCAACGCGTTCAGCAAACAGAGCTACGCGCTGCTTTCGAAGTACCCTTGGTTTCGGGGAAACATCGAAGGCAAGGAGCTGTTCCGATCCGGCTGCGATGTGGTCGTTTGCGACGCCTTTGTCGGCAACATCGTGTTGAAGACAGCCGAAGGCGTTGCCGAGTTCTTTGTCGAGGCGATCCGCAGGGAGGTGCCGAAGAACCCGGCGCTTCGGTTGATGTATGCTCCCCTCAAGCGGCTGATGCGGCGACTGGCAAGGCGGATGGACTACGCTGAGGTCGGCGGTTCTCCTCTGCTCGGATTGAACGGAAACTGTATCATCTGTCATGGCAGAAGCAACGCCAAGGCGATCTTCAACGCGCTGTTGCAGGCGCAAGCGGCGGTCGAACTCGACTTAGTGGGGCAGATACGCGACTCCATCTTGGAAGAACTCAAAGGTTAG
- a CDS encoding hypothetical conserved protein, which produces MDCKPFSLAEAVDELDRRAPDAPLLALGQTVLWDEPMKAGLALELARRGSPRKLIAGVHDTDYLSKHPSPDHSGKRFVALPHNDTTTRSLWSAAGEFSALFGSETVVSRHELTLHGANLDRVARRHPGLLDEATEAFGWRGLVSLDPVPPVVCELELEPILPELLAALKWAGDRTVQCVEPPERIEAGHKFEELMSIVQTTAASDVRTLADLYAELLPSLYSFASGAHTEIEVTRTSDLLQFNTHTCERPRFEVLGAFLDPERSALAAEAYNSAVEGTEIYTLDRFGSGAVPFDVLIPGKGRGTLRLGNRSAIIMTPETQFVPLERPATSVFDLAKALESKFGPNCVILGKAVTLISMLAREFVFVFHEGASGYVRHTAKFLRQMADRGIDLKVHPILRVRYSAWDALADCRLWFRLPDELQGPFGTGDLCAPSLASRWRQVKSEQTQLMATFAEIRRPLDLIRFLDERVGGAWNTLAQEYEAIHERLATISAEVSQERERRKETLAELKRLRTLRAQTEVQKGEHFRSHIFRREPEPERLEERRGFEGALKDLARDIEQARIDVRASLQRQRGVVRSDEVLQLHDRRRSIEIEAEVKRIRMLRQAVIASRGLESAGRRPSAWWFPVVCPSGTWFEKTWSTAELYWEPLSAPSASEKPKPTASTQGVVG; this is translated from the coding sequence ATGGACTGTAAGCCGTTTTCTTTGGCGGAAGCGGTCGACGAACTCGACCGAAGAGCCCCCGACGCCCCATTGTTGGCGCTCGGGCAAACCGTGCTTTGGGACGAGCCCATGAAGGCGGGTCTCGCCCTTGAACTCGCCAGACGCGGCTCCCCCCGTAAGCTCATTGCGGGAGTTCACGACACCGACTATCTTTCCAAACACCCCTCACCCGATCACAGCGGCAAAAGATTCGTGGCCTTGCCCCATAACGACACCACCACTCGGAGCCTATGGAGCGCGGCGGGCGAGTTTTCGGCGTTGTTCGGCTCGGAAACGGTGGTCTCGCGGCACGAATTGACCCTCCACGGAGCCAATTTGGACCGGGTGGCCCGGCGGCATCCCGGACTGCTGGATGAGGCGACGGAAGCCTTCGGATGGAGAGGCCTTGTGTCGCTCGATCCCGTGCCTCCCGTCGTGTGCGAATTGGAACTCGAGCCGATTCTCCCGGAACTGCTCGCAGCCCTCAAGTGGGCGGGCGACCGGACCGTTCAATGCGTCGAACCGCCCGAGCGCATCGAGGCAGGCCATAAGTTCGAGGAACTCATGTCCATCGTCCAGACGACGGCGGCCTCCGACGTTCGGACCCTGGCGGACCTCTATGCCGAACTCTTGCCCTCCCTGTACTCGTTTGCGTCCGGGGCGCACACCGAGATCGAAGTCACGAGAACGTCGGACCTGCTTCAGTTCAACACCCACACCTGCGAGCGCCCCCGGTTCGAGGTGCTTGGCGCGTTCCTCGATCCTGAGCGCTCCGCTCTGGCCGCCGAGGCGTACAACAGCGCGGTCGAAGGCACAGAAATCTACACGCTCGACCGTTTCGGGTCGGGGGCGGTCCCGTTCGACGTTCTGATTCCTGGAAAGGGGCGAGGCACGCTTCGTTTGGGCAACCGGAGCGCGATCATCATGACTCCCGAGACTCAGTTTGTGCCCCTCGAACGGCCGGCAACTTCGGTCTTCGACTTGGCGAAGGCGTTGGAGAGCAAATTCGGTCCGAACTGCGTGATTTTAGGCAAGGCGGTCACGCTGATCTCCATGTTGGCGCGGGAGTTCGTGTTCGTGTTTCACGAAGGGGCGAGCGGGTACGTGCGGCACACTGCCAAGTTCCTTCGGCAGATGGCGGATCGTGGGATCGACCTGAAGGTCCATCCGATTTTGCGGGTGCGCTACTCCGCATGGGACGCTCTGGCGGATTGCAGACTGTGGTTTCGCTTGCCGGATGAACTGCAGGGACCTTTTGGAACGGGGGACCTGTGCGCGCCGAGCTTGGCTTCCCGTTGGAGACAGGTGAAATCCGAACAAACGCAACTCATGGCGACGTTTGCGGAGATTCGGCGGCCGCTCGACCTGATCCGGTTCCTCGATGAACGCGTGGGGGGAGCCTGGAACACGCTGGCCCAGGAGTACGAAGCCATCCATGAGCGGCTGGCGACGATTTCGGCGGAGGTGAGCCAGGAGCGCGAGCGTCGCAAGGAAACCCTCGCGGAGTTGAAGCGGCTCCGCACTCTCCGGGCGCAAACCGAGGTCCAGAAAGGCGAGCACTTCCGATCTCACATTTTTCGGCGGGAGCCCGAACCCGAAAGGCTCGAAGAACGGCGGGGCTTCGAAGGCGCTCTCAAGGACCTGGCGAGGGACATCGAGCAAGCTCGGATCGATGTTCGCGCGTCGCTTCAAAGGCAACGGGGCGTCGTGCGGAGTGACGAAGTGCTTCAGCTTCACGATCGCAGGCGGAGCATCGAGATCGAGGCCGAAGTCAAACGGATTCGGATGCTCCGACAGGCCGTGATCGCCTCGCGCGGACTGGAAAGCGCGGGCCGCCGCCCCAGCGCATGGTGGTTTCCCGTTGTGTGTCCTTCGGGCACTTGGTTCGAAAAGACCTGGTCCACCGCCGAACTCTACTGGGAGCCTTTGAGCGCGCCGTCCGCATCTGAGAAGCCGAAGCCGACCGCCAGCACGCAAGGCGTCGTTGGGTAA
- a CDS encoding malonyl CoA-acyl carrier protein transacylase, which produces MLAAMFPGQGSQTPGMGKDLFETYSEARDVFASVRRGSGIDPERLCFELEEDELRQTQNAQLALYAVGVAAYRCLEARLGEGREFAAMAGHSVGEYAALACSGALSVEEGARLVKIRGDLMAEAGIQRPGTMRAVLGLDRDPLAALCEAVSSEGAAVVIANDNAPGQQVISGSAEGVERAAERAQEVGAKRIVEIKVSGAFHSPLMDEAAAEMGKVLRTAKFQAAPGDPKVYANVTSSVVDLPGAWPRLLETQLRSAVRWRESVLNMARDGVRTLVEFGPRNVLCGLVKRIAPALATCSVADSESLERTLEALSRSEVTA; this is translated from the coding sequence ATGCTCGCCGCGATGTTCCCCGGCCAAGGCTCCCAAACCCCTGGGATGGGAAAGGACCTCTTCGAGACCTATTCAGAGGCTCGCGATGTGTTTGCGTCGGTCCGCAGAGGCTCGGGAATCGACCCTGAGCGGCTTTGCTTTGAACTCGAGGAGGACGAGCTTAGGCAGACGCAAAACGCTCAACTGGCGTTGTATGCGGTGGGCGTTGCGGCTTATCGCTGCTTGGAAGCGCGGCTCGGCGAGGGGCGCGAGTTCGCCGCGATGGCGGGGCATAGCGTCGGAGAGTATGCGGCGCTGGCTTGTTCGGGGGCGTTGAGCGTCGAGGAAGGCGCGAGGCTGGTGAAGATCAGGGGCGATCTTATGGCGGAGGCGGGGATACAGCGCCCGGGAACGATGAGGGCGGTCCTTGGACTCGACCGCGACCCCTTGGCGGCCCTATGCGAGGCGGTGTCGAGTGAAGGGGCGGCCGTCGTAATCGCGAACGACAACGCTCCCGGCCAGCAGGTCATCAGCGGTTCGGCCGAAGGAGTCGAAAGGGCCGCGGAGCGAGCGCAAGAGGTGGGCGCCAAGAGAATCGTCGAGATCAAGGTCAGCGGCGCGTTTCATAGCCCGCTGATGGACGAGGCCGCCGCAGAGATGGGAAAGGTCCTTCGGACTGCGAAGTTCCAGGCGGCTCCCGGTGATCCGAAGGTCTATGCCAACGTCACTTCTTCGGTCGTGGACTTGCCGGGCGCTTGGCCTCGGCTCCTCGAAACGCAACTGCGAAGCGCAGTCCGGTGGCGAGAATCCGTACTCAACATGGCTCGCGACGGCGTCCGGACCCTGGTGGAGTTCGGCCCGAGGAACGTGCTTTGCGGCCTTGTCAAGCGGATCGCTCCCGCCTTAGCCACATGCAGCGTCGCCGACTCAGAGAGCCTCGAACGAACGCTCGAAGCCCTCTCCCGGAGCGAGGTGACGGCGTGA
- a CDS encoding Pup-ligase protein: MNRILLGAETEYGLFVEGRSPEDQVEDAKALVRSYPGECFLGWDYRDETPRSDLRGFEVGQLSVDPNDQKFEREDASSWDSESRADRVLPNGARLYNDHGHPEYATPECWSVGELVRHDLAGEWAVQRAARAFEAQTERRVRLYKNNTDYHGASYGAHESYLTPRSLAFEELYAAVSPILVARTVLCGAGKVGSESGKACDYQLSQRADFLTTSCSVDTLYRRPVFNTRDEPHADPTQWIRLHVIAGDANLSPAAIAARFGLVKLALMLAAVGRAPKFPISDLPRALDGVSRDATHRFEIPLESGRTTSAYEVLLGYFAAFEQAATAGEEFCDEDANEMLALIPTWKKDLESLQECFERFAARSDWAAKKLLLDQVATDFPGGWKSRDLQSYDLEFHNIDPDEGLYFALLEMGAVDPRPAPAELEERLARVLEPTRAAVRSALVRNHKANLVAVNWRRVALRHEGGIVELEIAPERVYPQELDGLSDVGTLVAQLSEES, encoded by the coding sequence ATGAACCGGATCCTTCTGGGCGCAGAGACCGAGTACGGACTGTTCGTAGAAGGTCGCTCGCCGGAGGATCAGGTCGAAGATGCGAAAGCGCTCGTCCGGTCATATCCGGGCGAGTGCTTTTTAGGTTGGGACTACCGGGACGAGACGCCCCGTAGCGATCTCAGGGGATTCGAGGTCGGCCAGCTTAGCGTCGATCCGAACGATCAGAAGTTCGAGCGTGAAGACGCTTCCTCGTGGGACTCCGAATCGCGAGCCGACCGGGTCTTGCCGAACGGCGCGAGGCTCTACAACGACCACGGACACCCCGAATACGCCACGCCGGAGTGTTGGAGCGTCGGCGAATTGGTCCGTCACGATCTGGCGGGAGAGTGGGCGGTTCAAAGGGCGGCTAGAGCCTTTGAGGCCCAGACCGAACGCCGCGTTCGCCTCTACAAGAACAACACGGACTACCACGGAGCTTCCTATGGCGCTCACGAAAGCTACCTCACGCCCCGATCATTGGCGTTCGAAGAACTCTACGCAGCCGTGTCTCCGATTCTCGTGGCGAGAACGGTTCTTTGCGGCGCAGGGAAGGTAGGAAGCGAGTCGGGCAAGGCGTGCGACTATCAACTCAGCCAGCGGGCGGACTTCCTCACGACTTCTTGCAGCGTCGATACGCTCTACCGAAGGCCCGTGTTCAACACGCGCGACGAGCCTCACGCCGACCCGACTCAATGGATTCGGCTCCACGTCATCGCCGGGGACGCCAACTTGAGCCCGGCCGCGATCGCCGCGAGGTTCGGGCTCGTCAAGCTCGCGCTGATGCTCGCCGCAGTGGGTCGCGCTCCGAAGTTTCCGATCTCCGACCTCCCCCGCGCGCTGGACGGGGTGAGCCGAGACGCAACGCACCGCTTCGAAATCCCGCTCGAAAGCGGCCGAACCACCTCCGCTTACGAGGTCTTGCTGGGCTATTTCGCGGCATTCGAGCAGGCGGCCACCGCTGGCGAGGAGTTCTGCGACGAGGACGCGAACGAGATGCTCGCGTTGATTCCAACCTGGAAGAAGGACCTCGAATCGCTCCAAGAGTGCTTCGAGCGCTTCGCGGCGCGTTCGGATTGGGCTGCAAAGAAGCTGCTTCTCGATCAGGTCGCCACCGATTTCCCCGGCGGATGGAAGAGTCGAGACCTGCAATCCTATGACCTCGAATTCCACAATATCGACCCCGACGAGGGGCTCTACTTCGCTCTACTGGAAATGGGCGCGGTCGATCCACGCCCCGCTCCCGCGGAACTGGAAGAAAGGCTGGCGCGAGTTCTTGAACCGACGAGGGCCGCCGTTCGATCGGCTCTCGTTCGCAATCACAAGGCGAACCTCGTCGCGGTGAACTGGCGACGGGTAGCCCTCAGGCATGAAGGCGGGATCGTTGAACTCGAGATTGCGCCCGAGCGAGTCTATCCGCAGGAACTCGATGGATTGTCCGACGTAGGTACTCTTGTAGCCCAACTATCGGAGGAGTCATGA
- a CDS encoding 3-oxoacyl-(acyl-carrier-protein) synthase III, with amino-acid sequence MSIRSVIVGIGHSVPDQVLTNEDLERIVDTTDEWIVQRTGIKERRICSEDETASVLGTRAAQKALASAGVDPMDLDLVICGTVTGDMPFPSTACLIQENIGAKNAAAFDVGAACAGFIYSLNVASSMLESGRAKRALVIGADVLTKFVDWTDRSTCVLFGDGAGAVVLESRANTDRGVINTVIRSDGAGAVHIDLQAGGSRFPTGTLEKTNARTAIFMAGREVYRFAVQAMGDACCKVLEQAGMEASDVDLFVPHQANLRIILSAAERINLPEDKVFLNIEKYGNTSGGSIPLALSEAAESGRLQEGMVVMTVGFGAGLVWGANLIRW; translated from the coding sequence ATGTCGATTCGTAGTGTAATCGTCGGAATCGGGCATAGCGTCCCTGACCAGGTCCTGACCAATGAGGACCTCGAACGGATTGTGGATACGACGGACGAGTGGATCGTCCAGAGAACGGGCATCAAGGAGCGGCGGATTTGCTCGGAGGACGAAACCGCCAGCGTCTTGGGAACTCGCGCTGCCCAGAAGGCCCTTGCGAGCGCCGGCGTCGACCCGATGGACTTGGACCTGGTGATCTGCGGGACGGTGACCGGAGACATGCCGTTCCCATCGACGGCCTGCCTGATTCAAGAGAACATCGGAGCGAAAAACGCCGCCGCGTTCGACGTGGGAGCGGCCTGTGCCGGATTCATCTACTCGCTCAATGTGGCTTCCTCCATGCTCGAATCGGGACGGGCGAAAAGGGCGCTCGTCATCGGCGCGGACGTTCTGACCAAGTTCGTGGACTGGACCGACCGCTCCACCTGCGTTTTGTTCGGCGACGGGGCGGGCGCGGTCGTTCTCGAATCCCGAGCGAACACCGATCGAGGGGTGATCAACACAGTTATTCGCTCGGATGGGGCGGGCGCGGTCCATATCGACCTCCAGGCGGGTGGCTCTCGGTTTCCCACCGGCACGCTCGAAAAAACGAACGCTCGAACGGCGATCTTCATGGCGGGCCGAGAGGTGTACCGTTTTGCGGTGCAAGCGATGGGCGACGCCTGCTGCAAGGTTCTCGAACAAGCCGGGATGGAGGCCTCTGATGTGGACCTCTTCGTGCCGCACCAAGCGAACCTTCGCATCATCCTCTCCGCGGCCGAGCGCATCAACCTACCGGAAGACAAGGTGTTTCTTAACATCGAGAAGTACGGCAATACAAGCGGAGGCTCGATCCCGTTGGCGCTTTCAGAAGCGGCGGAGTCGGGAAGGCTGCAAGAGGGAATGGTCGTGATGACCGTCGGGTTCGGAGCGGGCTTGGTGTGGGGCGCGAACCTGATCCGCTGGTGA